Proteins co-encoded in one Prunus persica cultivar Lovell chromosome G6, Prunus_persica_NCBIv2, whole genome shotgun sequence genomic window:
- the LOC18773522 gene encoding licodione synthase, whose translation MALELVPLMILFLLLAIPLLLFPTLSSKIFQTHLHLPPSPLALPIIGHYHLLGPLIHRTFHNLSLSFGPLFSLRLGSLQCVVVSTPNLAKEFLSTHELSFISHAQSLAIESITYNASLAFAPYGSYWKFIKKLTVNELLGNRSINNLVSIRTQEYLRLLRFLAKKAESGEAVNLTEEFPKLWNNVTVQMIVGNRGLSAEGRAARAEEAGVVVRQATRLFGEVSLCDFFWVCKKLDLRGFVKRIEETHRRFDVLVEKVIREREELRKKERMEEHGGEKEEEVKDFLDTLLDLLEDGSAEVEFTRIHLKALITDLFTAGTDTNAISLEWALAELINHPRVLKKAREEIDRAVGNQRVAGESDVPNLPYIQAIIKETFRLHPPVPLVPRNSVQQCKIGGYDIPTNTMLYVNVWAIGRDPKNWENPLDFCPERFLQLSEGGCQMNAVDVRGQHFQLMPFGSGRRVCPGVNLTMKMLPGVLAALIQCFDWKVDGSDCKKMNGDDVLEMDERPGLTAPRAHDLVCVPVARFSLLNILDP comes from the exons ATGGCACTTGAGCTAGTCCCACTCATGatcctctttcttctcttagctatccctcttcttctcttcccaACCCTAAGCTCCAAAATATTCCAAACCCACCTTCACCTCCCTCCAAGCCCCTTAGCCCTACCCATCATAGGCCACTACCACCTCCTTGGCCCTCTCATCCACCGCACCTTCCACAACCTCTCTCTCAGCTTCGGCCCCTTATTCTCCCTCCGCCTCGGCTCGCTCCAATGTGTTGTCGTTTCCACACCGAACCTAGCCAAAGAATTCCTCAGCACCCATGAGCTCTCGTTCATATCCCATGCTCAGTCCCTCGCCATTGAAAGCATAACCTACAATGCTTCCCTTGCATTTGCACCCTATGGATCTTACTGGAAGTTCATCAAGAAACTGACAGTGAACGAGCTTCTAGGCAACCGTAGCATCAACAACTTAGTTTCCATTCGGACCCAAGAGTATCTTAGGCTTCTGAGGTTCTTGGCCAAGAAAGCTGAGAGTGGTGAAGCTGTGAATCTCACTGAGGAGTTTCCAAAGCTTTGGAACAATGTGACCGTGCAGATGATTGTTGGGAATCGGGGTTTGAGCGCCGAAGGTAGGGCAGCGCGGGCGGAGGAGGCTGGGGTGGTGGTGAGGCAGGCCACGAGGCTTTTTGGAGAGGTGAGTTTGTGTgattttttctgggtttgtaaGAAGTTGGATTTGAGAGGGTTTGTGAAGAGAATTGAAGAGACGCATAGGAGGTTTGATGTGTTGGTGGAGAAGGTAATTAGAGAACGAGAAGAGTTGAGAAAGAAGGAGCGGATGGAAGAACATGGTggagagaaggaggaggaagtTAAGGATTTTCTTGATACTTTGCTTGATTTGTTGGAGGATGGGAGTGCTGAGGTTGAATTTACAAGAATACACCTCAAGGCTCTAATTACG GATTTATTCACTGCTGGAACAGACACAAATGCAATTTCACTAGAGTGGGCATTGGCAGAACTCATCAACCACCCAAGAGTGCTCAAGAAAGCAAGGGAGGAGATCGATCGAGCTGTCGGAAATCAAAGAGTAGCCGGAGAATCGGATGTTCCAAATCTTCCATACATCCAAGCCATCATAAAAGAAACATTTAGACTACACCCACCAGTGCCTTTGGTCCCAAGAAACTCTGTACAACAATGTAAGATTGGGGGATATGACATCCCTACAAACACAATGCTATATGTGAACGTTTGGGCCATTGGAAGGGACCCAAAGAACTGGGAAAACCCACTGGACTTCTGCCCTGAAAGATTCTTGCAACTCAGTGAGGGGGGTTGCCAGATGAATGCAGTGGATGTTAGGGGCCAACACTTTCAACTCATGCCATTTGGGTCTGGGAGGAGGGTTTGTCCTGGTGTGAACTTGACCATGAAAATGTTGCCTGGGGTACTTGCGGCTTTGATTCAGTGCTTTGATTGGAAGGTTGATGGGTCTGATTGCAAGAAGATGAATGGTGATGATGTTCTTGAAATGGATGAACGCCCTGGATTGACTGCTCCGAGGGCGCATGATCTTGTGTGTGTTCCTGTCGCTCGCTTCAGCCTACTCAACATCCTTGACCCATAA